From Eleftheria terrae, the proteins below share one genomic window:
- a CDS encoding MMPL family transporter, producing MNRRWLRQPALWAWLALMLLALGLAWRASYVADLSAFLPRAPSGEQRVLLEQLKRGGTARVMLIGLRGADATTRAEASRTLAAGLRASGHFDAVHNGDHTAWQQAGRFLLDHRYLLSPAVDAERFTVNGLRDGLADTASLLGTPAGSMIKPLLWRDPTGETVRMAEAMMPASAPRIEAGVWMSRQQPRALLVATTRAEGADLDAQAAAVAEVRRAFVPLAGRGLQLELSGPGVMSVEARGQIQAEVERLATIDTVAMVALLLLAFGSLAAVGIALLPVASGVLAGIAAVSLGFGEVHGITLGFGTTLIGEAVDYAIYYLIQARPADPAAAPAGQGHLHWRHHSWPTVRLGLWTSMAGFAALAFSGFAGLAQLGVFSLAGLAAAALTTRHLLPCLAPDGAAGLGLRRPLGRAVARAAAALPRWRWPLAALTVAALAWLALQPSAWRGTLASLSPVAPAALQLDASLRADLGASEAGTLIAIEAPDEATALERAEQAGRRLDALVADGRLLGYESPAKLLPSPATQRARQRALPNADTLRARLAEAAEGGPLPAARMQPFIDDVQAQRRLPPLTRASLAGTPLDSALQAQLLPGHAGGPWTVLLHLQLPPQPTLDGTSLRAALAGLPDTRVVQIQAELDGLYRHYLREAQWQAGLGALAVLLLLGAHLRSLRRLLAVTLPLAASVALLLAGLTAAGVPLGVLHLVGLLLVVAVGSNYALFFDHLRHTGEADAETLASLMMANLTTVVSFGVLATAGVPALAGIGLVVAPGALLALVLAAAFIAPSREVPAAARVGQSAR from the coding sequence ATGAACCGCCGCTGGCTTCGGCAGCCGGCCCTGTGGGCCTGGCTGGCCCTGATGCTGCTGGCGCTGGGCCTGGCCTGGCGCGCCAGCTATGTGGCCGACCTGTCGGCCTTCCTGCCCCGTGCGCCGAGCGGCGAGCAGCGCGTGCTGCTGGAGCAGCTCAAGCGGGGCGGCACCGCCCGGGTGATGCTGATCGGCCTGCGCGGCGCCGATGCCACGACGCGGGCCGAGGCCTCCCGCACGCTGGCCGCCGGCTTGCGCGCCAGCGGCCACTTCGACGCCGTGCACAACGGCGACCACACCGCCTGGCAGCAGGCCGGCCGCTTCCTGCTCGACCACCGCTACCTGCTGAGCCCGGCGGTCGACGCCGAGCGCTTCACCGTGAACGGCCTGCGCGACGGCCTGGCCGACACCGCCTCGCTGCTCGGCACGCCGGCCGGCAGCATGATCAAGCCGCTGCTGTGGCGCGACCCCACCGGCGAGACCGTGCGCATGGCCGAGGCGATGATGCCGGCCAGCGCGCCGCGCATCGAGGCCGGCGTGTGGATGTCGCGCCAGCAGCCCCGTGCGCTGCTGGTGGCCACCACGCGGGCGGAGGGCGCCGACCTCGATGCGCAGGCCGCCGCCGTCGCCGAAGTGCGCCGCGCCTTTGTGCCGCTGGCCGGCCGCGGCCTGCAGCTGGAGCTGTCGGGCCCCGGCGTGATGAGCGTCGAGGCGCGCGGCCAGATCCAGGCCGAGGTGGAGCGGCTGGCCACCATCGACACGGTGGCCATGGTCGCGCTGCTGCTGCTGGCCTTCGGCTCGCTGGCGGCGGTCGGCATCGCGCTGCTGCCGGTGGCCAGCGGCGTGCTGGCCGGCATTGCCGCGGTGAGCCTGGGCTTCGGCGAGGTGCACGGCATCACGCTCGGCTTCGGCACCACGCTGATCGGCGAGGCGGTGGACTACGCCATCTACTACCTCATCCAGGCCCGGCCGGCGGACCCGGCTGCCGCCCCCGCCGGCCAGGGCCATCTGCACTGGCGCCACCACAGCTGGCCCACGGTGCGGCTGGGCCTGTGGACCTCGATGGCCGGCTTCGCCGCGCTGGCCTTCTCCGGCTTTGCGGGCCTGGCGCAGCTGGGCGTGTTCTCGCTCGCCGGCCTGGCGGCGGCAGCCCTGACCACCCGCCACCTGCTGCCCTGCCTGGCGCCCGACGGCGCCGCCGGCCTCGGCCTGCGGCGCCCGCTGGGCCGGGCGGTGGCCCGCGCCGCCGCGGCGTTGCCGCGCTGGCGCTGGCCGCTGGCTGCGCTGACCGTGGCGGCCCTGGCCTGGCTGGCACTGCAGCCGAGTGCCTGGCGGGGCACGCTGGCCTCGCTCAGCCCGGTCGCGCCGGCCGCGCTGCAGCTGGATGCCTCGCTGCGTGCCGACCTGGGTGCCTCCGAAGCCGGCACACTCATCGCCATCGAGGCACCGGACGAAGCCACCGCGCTGGAGCGCGCCGAGCAGGCCGGCCGGCGGCTGGACGCGCTGGTGGCCGACGGCCGGCTGCTGGGCTACGAGTCGCCGGCCAAGCTGCTGCCCAGCCCGGCCACCCAGAGGGCCCGCCAGCGCGCCCTGCCCAACGCCGACACCCTGCGCGCCCGGTTGGCCGAGGCGGCCGAGGGCGGCCCGCTGCCGGCCGCCCGCATGCAGCCCTTCATCGACGATGTGCAGGCCCAGCGCCGCCTGCCACCGCTGACGCGGGCCAGCCTGGCCGGCACGCCGCTCGACAGCGCGCTGCAGGCACAACTGCTGCCGGGCCACGCCGGCGGCCCGTGGACGGTGCTGCTGCACCTGCAGCTGCCGCCGCAGCCCACGCTGGACGGCACCTCGCTGCGGGCGGCCCTGGCCGGACTGCCGGACACGCGGGTGGTGCAGATCCAGGCCGAACTCGACGGCCTCTACCGCCACTACCTGCGCGAGGCGCAGTGGCAGGCGGGCCTGGGCGCGCTGGCGGTGCTGTTGCTGCTGGGCGCCCACCTGCGCTCGCTGCGCCGGCTGCTGGCGGTGACGCTGCCGCTGGCCGCCAGCGTGGCGCTGCTACTGGCGGGCCTGACGGCGGCCGGCGTGCCGCTCGGCGTGCTGCACCTGGTGGGCCTGTTGCTGGTGGTGGCGGTGGGCTCGAACTACGCCCTGTTCTTCGACCACCTGCGCCACACCGGGGAGGCCGATGCCGAGACGCTGGCCTCACTGATGATGGCCAACCTCACCACCGTGGTGTCCTTCGGCGTGCTGGCCACTGCCGGGGTGCCGGCGCTGGCCGGCATCGGCCTGGTGGTGGCGCCTGGCGCGCTGCTGGCGCTGGTGCTGGCGGCGGCCTTCATCGCTCCTTCTAGGGAGGTGCCGGCGGCAGCCCGTGTGGGACAATCCGCCCGCTGA
- a CDS encoding polysaccharide deacetylase family protein, which produces MTSLPTFPPAWPVPPLLKLSAACHLAAALLPLAVPEGWRWGLALLLANHAIITAAGLWPRSSWLGANLTRLPADAAARCEIALTIDDGPDPEVTPAVLDLLDAHAARATFFCIAERAARHPALLQDILRRGHSVQNHTQHHSHRFSLLGPGGFEREIATSQATFTRLTGQAPTLFRAPAGLRNPFLAPVLHRHGLLLASWTRRGYDTRERDPARVLARLSDGLGAGDILLLHDGHAARTAAGRPVVLEVLPALLQRCAAAGLRPVTLPEALAAPAARRPLPGMAEAAR; this is translated from the coding sequence ATGACGTCCCTGCCGACCTTCCCGCCCGCTTGGCCCGTGCCGCCGCTGCTGAAGCTCAGCGCTGCCTGCCACCTGGCGGCCGCGTTGCTGCCGCTCGCCGTACCGGAGGGCTGGCGCTGGGGCCTGGCCTTGCTGCTGGCCAACCATGCCATCATCACCGCCGCCGGCTTGTGGCCACGTTCGAGCTGGCTGGGCGCGAACCTGACGCGGCTGCCGGCCGACGCAGCGGCCCGCTGCGAGATCGCCCTCACCATCGATGACGGCCCCGATCCCGAGGTGACGCCCGCCGTGCTCGACCTGCTCGACGCGCACGCCGCCCGCGCCACCTTCTTCTGCATCGCCGAGCGGGCAGCCCGCCATCCTGCGCTGCTGCAGGACATCCTGCGCCGCGGGCACAGCGTGCAGAACCACACACAGCACCATTCGCACCGCTTCTCGCTACTGGGTCCGGGCGGCTTCGAGCGCGAGATCGCCACCTCGCAGGCGACCTTCACCCGGCTGACCGGCCAGGCACCCACGCTGTTTCGTGCCCCGGCCGGCCTGCGCAACCCCTTCCTTGCACCGGTGCTGCACCGCCACGGCCTGCTGCTGGCCAGCTGGACCCGGCGCGGCTACGACACCCGCGAGCGCGATCCGGCCCGGGTGCTGGCCCGGTTGAGCGATGGGCTGGGCGCCGGCGACATCCTGCTGTTGCACGACGGCCATGCGGCCCGCACCGCGGCCGGCCGCCCGGTGGTGCTCGAGGTGCTGCCGGCCCTGTTGCAGCGCTGCGCCGCCGCCGGGCTGCGCCCGGTGACGCTGCCCGAGGCGCTTGCCGCCCCGGCCGCCCGCCGGCCCCTGCCCGGCATGGCCGAGGCTGCCCGATGA
- a CDS encoding class I SAM-dependent methyltransferase: protein MSRPTPDAAWHRLRETAAAPYRSAGRFAWHFARGKLGMDPVFRHLLSQGLVPPAARVLDIGCGQGVLASLLLSAGRSAPGDWPEGWAPAPCGTRVTGIELMPRDVARARAALAGEGEAARFVCADMRQAEFPPSEAVVILDVLHYIGHAEQDAVLRRVHAALSPGGVLLLRVGDAAQKRGYAISQWVDRLVTRVRGHRVPPTYGRPLAAWIEQLRALGFEVQPRPMSQGTPFANVLLVARRRSDAGACA, encoded by the coding sequence ATGAGCCGCCCGACGCCCGACGCCGCCTGGCACCGACTGCGCGAGACCGCCGCCGCGCCCTACCGCAGCGCCGGCCGCTTCGCCTGGCATTTCGCCCGGGGCAAGCTCGGCATGGACCCGGTGTTTCGCCACCTGCTGAGCCAGGGCCTGGTGCCGCCGGCGGCCCGGGTGCTGGACATCGGCTGCGGCCAGGGCGTGCTGGCCAGCCTGCTGCTCAGCGCCGGCCGCAGCGCTCCCGGCGACTGGCCCGAAGGCTGGGCACCGGCACCCTGCGGCACGCGCGTCACCGGCATCGAGCTGATGCCGCGCGACGTCGCACGGGCGCGGGCTGCCCTGGCCGGCGAAGGCGAGGCCGCCCGCTTCGTCTGCGCCGACATGCGCCAGGCCGAGTTCCCGCCGAGCGAGGCGGTGGTCATCCTCGACGTGCTGCACTACATCGGCCATGCCGAGCAGGACGCGGTGCTGCGGCGCGTGCATGCCGCGCTCTCGCCGGGCGGCGTGCTGCTGCTGCGGGTGGGCGATGCCGCCCAGAAGCGCGGCTACGCCATCAGCCAGTGGGTGGACCGGCTGGTCACCCGCGTGCGCGGCCACCGTGTGCCGCCCACCTATGGCCGGCCCCTGGCCGCCTGGATTGAACAGCTGCGGGCACTTGGCTTCGAGGTGCAGCCTCGCCCGATGAGCCAGGGCACCCCTTTCGCGAACGTCCTGCTGGTGGCCCGCCGCCGCAGCGACGCAGGAGCTTGCGCATGA
- a CDS encoding beta-ketoacyl-[acyl-carrier-protein] synthase family protein has product MKKNPLPISSITATSALGAGQAAHLAALQAGRSGLAPCRFADVDLPGYVGEVKGLDAVQLPQALAAYDCRNHRLAWLALQQDGFFEAVHQARERWGAERVAVLLGTSTSGILQTELAYRRRDASGALPADFHYAETHNTGSLAAFVAAALGVTGPGMVVSTACSSSAKVFASAARLIEAGWVDAAVVGGVDSLCLTTLYGFNSLELFSPDICRPWDAQRRGLSLGEAGAFALIERDCAGPRAWLLGCGESSDGHHMSSPHPEGAGAVAAMREALAQAGLAPSDIDYINLHGTATPGNDAAEDRAVSQVFGHDTPCSSTKGATGHTLGAAGAVEAALCVLALQHGLMPGGLNLRERDPALQVRYLDRNQTAPLQAVLSNSFGFGGSNASLVFGAA; this is encoded by the coding sequence ATGAAGAAGAACCCGCTGCCGATCAGCAGCATCACCGCCACCAGCGCACTGGGCGCCGGTCAGGCCGCCCACCTGGCGGCCTTGCAGGCCGGCCGCAGCGGCCTGGCGCCCTGCCGTTTCGCCGATGTGGACCTGCCCGGCTATGTCGGCGAGGTCAAGGGCCTGGACGCGGTGCAACTGCCGCAGGCGCTGGCCGCTTACGACTGCCGCAACCACCGCCTGGCCTGGCTCGCCCTGCAGCAGGACGGCTTCTTCGAGGCGGTGCACCAGGCCCGCGAGCGCTGGGGGGCCGAGCGCGTTGCGGTGTTGCTCGGCACCAGCACCTCCGGCATCCTGCAGACCGAGCTGGCCTACCGGCGGCGCGACGCCAGCGGCGCGCTGCCGGCCGACTTCCACTATGCCGAGACGCACAACACCGGCTCGCTCGCCGCCTTCGTGGCGGCCGCCCTCGGCGTGACGGGGCCGGGCATGGTGGTGTCCACCGCCTGCTCCTCCAGCGCCAAGGTGTTCGCCTCGGCCGCCCGCCTCATCGAGGCCGGCTGGGTCGATGCCGCGGTGGTGGGCGGCGTCGACAGCCTCTGCCTCACCACCCTCTATGGCTTCAATTCGCTGGAGCTGTTCTCGCCCGACATCTGCCGCCCCTGGGATGCGCAACGGCGCGGGCTCTCGCTCGGCGAGGCCGGCGCCTTCGCGCTGATCGAGCGCGACTGCGCCGGGCCGCGCGCCTGGCTGCTGGGCTGCGGCGAAAGCAGCGACGGCCACCACATGAGCTCGCCCCATCCCGAAGGGGCGGGCGCAGTGGCCGCCATGCGCGAGGCACTCGCGCAAGCCGGCCTGGCTCCATCGGACATCGACTACATCAACCTGCATGGCACCGCCACGCCGGGCAACGATGCGGCCGAGGACCGGGCGGTGAGCCAGGTGTTCGGCCATGACACGCCGTGCAGCTCCACCAAGGGCGCCACCGGCCACACGCTGGGCGCGGCGGGTGCGGTGGAAGCGGCGCTGTGCGTGCTGGCGCTGCAGCATGGCCTGATGCCTGGCGGCCTGAACCTGCGCGAGCGCGATCCCGCGCTGCAGGTCCGCTACCTTGACCGCAACCAGACGGCGCCGCTGCAGGCGGTGCTCAGCAATTCCTTCGGCTTCGGCGGATCCAACGCCAGCCTCGTGTTCGGAGCCGCCTGA
- a CDS encoding beta-ketoacyl synthase chain length factor, whose translation MPALTVSLHGIGLVGPGLPSWAEARAVLAGQQPYQPTASAVPAPQRLPAAERRRAGLAIKLAMAAAEAACADAAVDPQGLPTVFTSSSGDGANCHALCEVLAGDDRLISPTRFTNSVHNAAAGYWHIAVGSRAASTSLCAHDASFGAGLVEALAQRAPGSQLLLVASDTAYPEPLHTVRPISDSFAVGLVLGDPAAGTPRLSVRPLAAAAAGVSPTPCRDPALEGLRRIVPAARVLPLLQALAEGGEQRVVLDYQSGLHLEVLLQP comes from the coding sequence ATGCCCGCCCTCACCGTTTCCCTGCATGGCATCGGTCTGGTCGGCCCTGGCCTGCCCAGCTGGGCCGAAGCCCGCGCGGTGCTGGCCGGCCAGCAGCCCTACCAGCCCACCGCCAGCGCGGTGCCGGCGCCGCAGCGGCTGCCGGCGGCCGAGCGACGCCGCGCCGGCCTGGCCATCAAGCTGGCGATGGCGGCCGCCGAAGCCGCCTGCGCCGATGCCGCGGTGGACCCGCAGGGCCTGCCGACCGTCTTCACCTCGTCCAGCGGCGACGGTGCCAACTGCCACGCGCTGTGCGAAGTGCTGGCCGGCGACGACCGGCTCATCTCGCCGACCCGGTTCACCAACTCGGTCCACAACGCCGCAGCCGGGTACTGGCACATCGCCGTCGGCAGCCGGGCCGCCTCGACCAGCCTGTGTGCGCACGATGCCAGCTTTGGAGCCGGGCTGGTCGAAGCGCTGGCGCAGCGCGCACCCGGCAGCCAGCTGCTGCTGGTGGCCAGCGACACCGCCTATCCGGAACCGCTGCACACGGTGCGGCCGATCAGCGACAGCTTCGCGGTCGGGCTGGTGCTGGGCGACCCGGCAGCGGGCACCCCGCGCCTGAGCGTGCGGCCGCTGGCGGCGGCGGCCGCTGGCGTTTCGCCCACGCCCTGCCGCGACCCGGCGCTGGAAGGCTTGCGGCGCATCGTCCCGGCCGCCCGGGTGCTGCCACTGCTGCAGGCGCTGGCCGAGGGCGGCGAGCAGCGTGTGGTGCTCGACTACCAGTCCGGCCTGCACCTGGAAGTGCTGCTGCAGCCATGA
- a CDS encoding hydroxymyristoyl-ACP dehydratase has translation MTATPLPLPAHLDHAGIAALVPHAGSMCLLERLLSCDAERIRCEAGNHRRPDHPLRSASGLLASAAIEYAAQAMALHGALLARAAGGTARPGFLASARSVQWHRLRLDDLPGPLEVEAIRQAGDERQILYAFSVRHAGEPVAEGRAAVVLDTPLPLP, from the coding sequence ATGACGGCGACGCCACTCCCCCTGCCGGCCCACCTCGATCACGCGGGCATTGCCGCCCTGGTGCCGCATGCCGGCAGCATGTGCCTGCTCGAACGCCTGCTGTCCTGCGATGCCGAACGCATCCGCTGCGAGGCCGGCAACCACCGCCGCCCCGACCATCCGCTGCGCAGCGCCAGCGGGCTGCTGGCCAGCGCCGCCATCGAGTACGCGGCGCAGGCCATGGCCCTGCATGGTGCCCTGCTGGCCCGCGCCGCCGGTGGCACGGCCCGACCCGGCTTCCTGGCCAGCGCCCGCAGTGTGCAGTGGCACCGCCTGCGGCTCGACGACCTGCCCGGCCCGCTCGAAGTGGAGGCGATCCGCCAGGCCGGCGACGAGCGCCAGATCCTCTACGCCTTCAGCGTGCGCCATGCCGGCGAGCCGGTGGCCGAGGGCCGCGCCGCCGTCGTGCTCGACACGCCCCTGCCGCTGCCCTGA
- the fabG gene encoding 3-oxoacyl-ACP reductase FabG: protein MTAPLPPKRALVTGASGELGSAIARRLAREGAHVIVHANSRLEAAEQLAAELCAAGHSAEAVAFDVTDRAAAHAAIDALLQAGPVQILVNNAGLHDDAVFPALREAQWQRVLDVSLNGFYHVTQPLMMPMIRTRWGRVINISSVAGVAGNRGQVNYAAAKGALNSATKALSLEVASRGITVNAVAPGIIQSPMADAVFDAATIAQLVPAKRAGTPEEVAALVAFLAGPEAGYITGQVLSINGGMV, encoded by the coding sequence ATGACCGCTCCCCTTCCCCCCAAGCGCGCGCTCGTCACCGGCGCCAGCGGCGAACTCGGCAGCGCCATTGCCCGCCGGCTGGCGCGCGAGGGCGCCCATGTCATCGTGCATGCCAACTCGCGACTGGAGGCGGCCGAGCAGCTGGCCGCCGAGCTGTGTGCCGCAGGCCACTCGGCCGAGGCCGTCGCCTTCGACGTGACCGACCGCGCCGCCGCCCATGCGGCGATCGACGCCCTGCTGCAGGCCGGGCCGGTGCAGATCCTCGTCAACAACGCCGGGCTGCACGACGACGCCGTCTTTCCGGCGCTGCGAGAGGCGCAATGGCAGCGGGTGCTCGACGTCTCGCTGAACGGCTTCTATCACGTCACCCAGCCGCTCATGATGCCGATGATCCGCACCCGCTGGGGCCGGGTCATCAACATCTCCTCGGTGGCCGGCGTGGCCGGCAACCGCGGGCAGGTGAACTACGCGGCAGCCAAGGGCGCGCTCAACAGCGCCACCAAGGCCTTGTCGCTGGAGGTGGCCAGCCGCGGCATCACCGTCAACGCGGTGGCGCCGGGCATCATCCAGTCGCCGATGGCCGACGCGGTCTTCGACGCCGCCACCATCGCCCAGCTGGTGCCCGCCAAGCGCGCCGGCACGCCGGAGGAAGTGGCGGCGCTGGTCGCCTTCCTGGCCGGCCCCGAGGCCGGCTACATCACCGGGCAGGTGCTGTCCATCAACGGCGGCATGGTCTGA
- a CDS encoding cation:proton antiporter, giving the protein MQTSHVHASEQLLFFTLLQLLIIVLAGRLGGSAAQKLGQARVVGEIVVGILLGPSLFGLLAPAAFGLVFRSTPPLPLDLLSQVGLLLLMFQIGLEFEFSHLGERRNRRAVLGVALAGIAVPFVLGLGFAPLVPAAYAGPASSAQSFALFFATALSITALPVLGRLLMEFGLTRAPLGVIAISAAAINDVAGWLCLALVTTLASAPFDGGRFGLRVAAVLAFAAVCWWGVRPLLARWVESRVERDGELSGQVMGVVLAGIFAGGMATYELGIFAVFGGFMLGVLLHDRARFAAAWKERVGRFVDVFFLPVFFAYTGLRTDIGSLADRAAWLWCAAVISIATLGKFGGCYLAARLAGLRRDESRLLGAMMNTRGLMELVVLNVGYDLRVIGPQMFTMLVLMAIASTVATSPLLRRWLPALGLWQPTVRAARPALR; this is encoded by the coding sequence ATGCAGACGTCCCATGTCCATGCCAGCGAGCAGCTGCTGTTCTTCACGCTGCTGCAGCTGCTCATCATCGTGCTGGCCGGCCGTCTTGGCGGCTCGGCCGCACAGAAGCTCGGCCAGGCCCGGGTGGTCGGCGAGATCGTCGTCGGCATCCTGCTCGGGCCGTCGCTGTTCGGGCTGCTGGCACCGGCGGCCTTCGGGCTCGTGTTTCGTTCGACCCCGCCGCTGCCGCTGGACCTGCTCTCGCAGGTCGGGCTGCTGCTGCTGATGTTCCAGATCGGGCTGGAGTTCGAGTTCAGCCATCTCGGCGAGCGCCGCAACCGCCGCGCCGTGCTCGGCGTGGCGCTGGCCGGCATCGCGGTGCCGTTCGTCCTGGGCCTCGGCTTTGCTCCGCTGGTGCCTGCCGCCTATGCCGGGCCCGCATCGTCGGCACAGTCCTTCGCGCTTTTCTTCGCCACCGCGCTGTCGATCACGGCGCTGCCGGTGCTGGGGCGCCTGCTGATGGAGTTCGGGCTGACACGCGCGCCGCTCGGCGTCATCGCGATCAGCGCGGCGGCCATCAACGATGTGGCCGGCTGGCTGTGCCTGGCGCTGGTGACGACACTGGCCAGCGCCCCCTTCGACGGCGGCCGGTTCGGCCTGCGGGTGGCGGCGGTGCTGGCCTTCGCCGCCGTGTGCTGGTGGGGCGTGCGGCCGCTGCTGGCGCGCTGGGTGGAAAGCCGCGTGGAGCGTGACGGCGAGCTGTCCGGGCAGGTCATGGGCGTGGTGCTGGCCGGCATCTTCGCCGGCGGCATGGCGACCTACGAGCTCGGCATCTTCGCGGTGTTCGGTGGCTTCATGCTGGGCGTGCTGCTGCACGACCGGGCCCGCTTCGCCGCCGCCTGGAAGGAGCGGGTCGGCCGTTTCGTAGACGTGTTCTTCCTGCCGGTCTTCTTTGCCTACACCGGGCTGCGCACCGACATCGGCTCGCTGGCCGACCGTGCCGCCTGGCTGTGGTGTGCCGCCGTGATCAGCATCGCCACGCTGGGCAAGTTCGGTGGCTGCTACCTGGCGGCCCGGCTGGCCGGCCTGCGACGGGACGAGTCCCGGCTGCTGGGCGCCATGATGAACACGCGCGGCCTGATGGAGCTGGTGGTGCTGAACGTCGGCTACGACCTGCGGGTGATCGGCCCGCAGATGTTCACGATGCTGGTGCTGATGGCCATCGCCAGCACCGTGGCCACCAGCCCGCTGCTGCGCCGCTGGCTGCCGGCGCTGGGACTGTGGCAGCCGACGGTCAGAGCCGCCAGGCCGGCCCTGCGCTGA
- a CDS encoding TonB-dependent siderophore receptor, translating to MASHHRLSLLTAAILQATSCVALAQTADRPPAADRGTELPEVRVRATAVRETATGPVTGYRATRSATATKTDTPLQEVPQSVSVIGAEQIRDQNAQTLQEVLRYTAGVTADVYGLDNRGDWFMMRGGSEGSILLDGLRLPLTGYYGVVRNEPYAFERIEVLRGPASVMSGENGPGGVVNLVSKRPQAQPQREIQVQLGNHDHKQLAADLTGPLNEDATLLYRLVALTRDSGTQVQYADMERQYVAPSLTWQAAPGTRLTAYLQYQRDRSGNTEGFFPLEGTLHPGPQGKIPLERFVSEPGWDTYGGRRWRLGYELEHRLNDQWTLRHHLRHDDVEGKLRSMYADYTTGFLADDRSLGRLWYATDDDSRITNGDLLLEGRLRAGDVQHTLLLGVDVMRSRMSRLYWAGAATPLDVYTPVYGRFTPPALSADSALPGSSGTTRTRQYGLLLQDQMKFGQRWVVVAGLRRDRVKTELSPSTNQDVNEQAWTKNLGVVYLADHGWAPYASYGESFQPVPGFNKSGSFKPKRGKQVELGVKWEPTDARMSATAAVYTAKETNRTMPDPADPTNQLQRGEVAVKGLELSFTGRVQSWELIGAFTRTHTRDKATDTRLPNVPEHNASLWAVHHFAAMGVPGAKAGFGVRRLGKTSDGSDTLSTPAVTLFDAMVSLERGNWTYALNATNLTDKTYFAACLDRGDCWYGTKRKLVGTVSYRF from the coding sequence ATGGCCTCACATCACCGGCTCAGCCTACTCACCGCCGCGATCCTGCAAGCCACCAGCTGCGTGGCCCTGGCCCAGACCGCCGACCGTCCGCCCGCCGCCGACCGCGGCACCGAGCTGCCGGAAGTGCGGGTGCGTGCCACTGCGGTGCGCGAAACCGCCACCGGGCCGGTGACCGGCTACCGGGCCACCCGCAGCGCCACCGCCACCAAAACCGACACGCCCTTGCAGGAAGTGCCGCAATCGGTGAGCGTGATCGGCGCCGAGCAGATCCGCGACCAGAACGCCCAGACGCTGCAGGAAGTGCTGCGCTACACCGCCGGCGTGACGGCCGATGTCTACGGCCTCGACAACCGCGGCGACTGGTTCATGATGCGCGGCGGCAGCGAAGGCTCCATCCTGCTCGACGGCCTGCGCCTGCCGCTGACCGGGTACTACGGGGTGGTGCGCAATGAACCCTATGCGTTCGAGCGCATCGAGGTGCTGCGCGGGCCGGCGTCGGTGATGAGCGGCGAGAACGGCCCGGGCGGCGTGGTCAACCTCGTCTCCAAGCGGCCACAGGCCCAGCCGCAGCGTGAGATCCAGGTGCAACTGGGCAACCACGACCACAAGCAACTGGCCGCCGACCTCACCGGGCCGCTCAACGAGGACGCCACCCTGCTGTACCGGCTGGTGGCGCTGACGCGCGACAGCGGCACCCAGGTGCAGTACGCCGACATGGAGCGCCAGTACGTGGCTCCGTCCCTGACCTGGCAAGCGGCCCCCGGCACCCGGCTGACCGCCTATCTGCAGTACCAGCGGGACCGCAGCGGCAACACCGAGGGCTTCTTCCCGCTGGAAGGCACGCTCCATCCCGGGCCGCAAGGCAAGATCCCGCTGGAGCGCTTCGTCAGCGAGCCGGGGTGGGACACCTATGGCGGCCGGCGCTGGCGCCTGGGCTATGAGCTGGAGCACCGCCTGAATGACCAATGGACGCTGCGCCACCACCTGCGCCATGACGACGTGGAAGGCAAGCTGCGCAGCATGTATGCCGACTACACCACCGGCTTCCTGGCCGACGACCGCTCGCTCGGCCGCCTCTGGTACGCCACCGACGACGACAGCCGCATCACCAACGGCGACCTGCTGCTGGAAGGCCGGCTGCGGGCGGGTGACGTGCAGCACACCCTGCTGCTGGGCGTCGACGTGATGCGCTCGCGCATGTCCCGGCTCTACTGGGCCGGCGCGGCCACGCCGCTGGACGTCTACACCCCGGTGTACGGCCGCTTCACCCCGCCGGCACTGAGCGCCGACAGCGCCCTGCCCGGCAGCTCCGGCACCACGCGCACCCGCCAGTACGGCCTGCTGCTGCAGGACCAGATGAAGTTCGGCCAGCGCTGGGTGGTGGTGGCCGGCCTGCGCCGCGACCGGGTGAAGACCGAGCTGAGCCCGTCCACCAACCAGGACGTCAATGAGCAGGCCTGGACCAAGAACCTGGGCGTGGTCTACCTGGCCGACCATGGCTGGGCGCCGTATGCCAGCTACGGCGAGTCCTTCCAGCCGGTGCCGGGCTTCAACAAGAGCGGCAGCTTCAAGCCCAAGCGTGGCAAGCAGGTCGAGCTGGGTGTGAAGTGGGAACCCACCGACGCTCGCATGAGCGCCACCGCCGCCGTGTACACCGCGAAGGAGACCAACCGCACCATGCCGGACCCGGCCGACCCCACCAACCAGCTGCAGCGCGGCGAGGTGGCGGTCAAGGGCCTGGAGCTGTCCTTCACCGGCCGCGTGCAGTCGTGGGAGCTGATCGGCGCCTTCACCCGCACCCACACGCGCGACAAGGCGACCGACACGCGCCTGCCCAACGTGCCCGAGCACAATGCCTCGCTCTGGGCGGTGCACCACTTCGCGGCCATGGGCGTGCCGGGCGCGAAGGCCGGCTTCGGCGTGCGCCGGCTCGGCAAGACCTCGGATGGCAGCGACACGCTCTCGACGCCAGCGGTGACGCTGTTCGACGCCATGGTCTCGCTCGAACGCGGCAACTGGACCTATGCACTGAACGCCACCAACCTGACCGACAAGACCTACTTCGCCGCTTGCCTGGATCGCGGCGATTGCTGGTACGGCACCAAGCGCAAGCTGGTGGGTACGGTGAGCTACCGCTTCTGA